One genomic window of Nicotiana sylvestris chromosome 10, ASM39365v2, whole genome shotgun sequence includes the following:
- the LOC104216478 gene encoding uncharacterized protein has translation MDLRFAPKSRPISAPIPNSYKISSSFGCKLAPANQLVSFTPYFTASTHRVYTCVRKGSMAWWEGINEVRVLIAPEPSKDGNKVGQLLSLQHPKSGNATCYICVDGALQELHWFKQSYGSWFLGDYVCEDSRLYTATPVDPVFVLLPIFEEARMKKKDDLGKFRQLDEITYVVGYPGYQHLSSVAENCMQVVCDVKDIGNTKFYRLNDEKVLKWLCFKVIQLKKTLLTLDKNYAARDKKEILSDAVSIIGEYLKDEPWLKLLCGKLSIDLQDDTKASNSELHSSPMENGFESFNHEQGKSEDREKTSKSKRQTKKAKVETNSLNIKDMFSRATRRGR, from the exons ATGGACTTGAGATTCGCACCAAAATCCCGACCGATTTCGGCGCCAATTCCAAATTCCTACAAAATCTCTTCTTCCTTCGGCTGCAAACTTGCTCCTGCTAATCAACTTGTAAGTTTCACTCCTTATTTCACTGCTTCAACTCATAGAGTTTATACTTGTGTGAGAAAGGGTTCCATGGCTTGGTGGGAGGGTATCAATGAAGTTCGTGTTCTTATTGCACCAG AGCCTTCAAAGGATGGGAACAAGGTAGGGCAGCTATTATCTCTTCAACATCCCAAATCTG GAAATGCAACATGCTACATTTGTGTTGATGGAGCTCTTCAAGAACTTCACTGGTTCAAGCAATCTTATGGGTCTTGGTTCCTTGGGGATTATGTGTGTGAAG ATAGCCGATTATATACTGCAACTCCAGTGGATCCAGTTTTTGTTCTGTTACCTATTTTCGAAGAAGCAAGAATGAAG AAAAAGGATGATCTAGGAAAGTTTAGGCAATTGGATGAAATAACTTATGTCGTAGGCTATCCTGGATATCAGCATCTTTCTTCTGTTGCTGAGAACTGCATGCAAGTGGTTTGTGATGTCAAAG ATATCGGAAACACGAAGTTTTACAGGCTTAATGATGAGAAGGTGCTAAAATGGTTATGCTTCAAG GTAATCCAATTAAAGAAGACTTTGTTGACATTGGATAAGAACTACGCTGCTCGAGATAAGAAGGAAATAT TATCGGATGCAGTATCAATAATTGGAGAGTACTTGAAGGACGAGCCTTGGTTGAAGCTCCTCTGTGGCAAATTAAG CATAGATTTGCAAGATGACACAAAAGCATCAAATTCTGAATTACATTCATCACCAATGGAAAATGGTTTTGAGTCCTTCAATCACGAACAG GGAAAGAGTGAAGACCGGGAAAAGACTAGTAAGAGCAAAAGACAGACTAAAAAGGCCAAAGTGGAGACCAACTCCCTAAATATCAAAGACATGTTTAGTAGGGCTACTAGGAGGGGAAGATGA